TAACTCGATTGCAACGGACTTGTAAGTGTTATTACTTCTTGGTAATTATTTGCcctttttattgttaaaaagctgatgttattaaaattattatcatGAATAACAACAGTTTGACCTTCGAAACAAAATTATCTTCTAGGATTACCTAACGCTTTAATTGAAGTTCAGAAACTTACGAAAGTAATACCATAAAAACATGTCATGAAATGTTTGTCGTCATGCAAAAGAGGAGCGAAAGACAAAAGAGGGTCATTCAAAGTCATAGATCaaacataaactgacaacgtcatggctaaaaaggaaaagacaaacagaaaaacaacagtataaaAGACTACAACATAGAAAACGTAAGACTAAGCAACGAAAACACCACCAAAAACTATGgataatctcaggtgctccaaaagggtaagcagatcctgctctacaagTGGCACCCGTCTTGTTGCTAATGTTATTATAGGACCaatgtttcactttttttctaAGTAGTATactataaaaagttctttgttAGTGTTACTTATATGACAAATACAGAGTATTTTTATAATGCACTAAAGCCTTAACCTTTGTAGCAAACTTGCATACTTTTATTAACGTAGATAATCATAcgatatatttaaaatacttCAATGGCCATATTATCTGTGCAATCATATAACTTGGTCGGTCAAAGAATCTCTTTGCTGTTAACATATGAATGCCTCTTCATTCATATTTGAATGAAAACTGTCATatcaatacaaatatcaaaCCAGGCCAAGCGTAAATTTACTTACGGATAGATATACACAAATGTACTAAATATGAAGATTCAATGTCCACATGTACTTACCAGGGctgcgttcaatatcgtagcaacTTGTATGGCTAGGTTGCGTACAATATCGTAGCAGCTTGTATAGCTAGGTTGCGTACAATGTTGCagcaattatatttgtatagcTAGGTTGCGTACAATGTCGTAGCAACTTGTATGGCTAGGTTGCGTACAATGTCGTAGCAGCTTGTATAGCTAGGTTGCGTACAATGTTGCAGCAATTATATTTGTATGGCTAGGTTGCGTACAATGTCGTAGCAACTTGTATGGCTAGGTTGCGTACAATGTCGTAGCAGCTTGTATAGCTAGGTTGCGTACAATGTCGTAGCAGCTTGTATAGCTAGGTTGCGTACAATGTCGTAGCAGCTTGTATAGCTAGGTTGCGTACAATATCGTAGCAGCTTGTATAGCTAGGTTGCGTACAATGGCGTAGCAGCTTGTATAGCTAGGTTGCGTACAACATCGTAGCAGCTTGTATAGCTAGGTTGCGTACAATATCGTAACAGCTTGTATAGCTAGGTTGCGTACAATGTCGTAGCAGCTTGTATAGCTAGGTTGCGTACAATGGCGTAGCAGCTTGTATAGCTAGGTTGCGTACAATGTCGTAGCAGCTTGTATAGCCGCTATGTATGAGTTACCTTTCTATAGTTTCATCGGTACGCTACGTAGCTTGCCTATAAAATGACGTCTTGCCGACGACGTTTTGGATTCACaagatattatgattttttaggCCATCTATATCTTTTAAGTGTATATTCTAGCTATACGATCAGTAGTCAGTATCTACGTAGCAATTTGATATTGAACGCAACCCAGGTTCGGTTGaaatcttttcaaatatttcccAGTCTTACAATAAAGGACTGAATGCCATGGCCTGTCGCGTCGTTTTCGTCTTTGAGTTTTGAtctccttttggtatctttcgcatCTTGTTAAAATTACATTCGAATGACCTGTTGACAAAGACAGCTTTAACATCCAACTTGTATGAGAGCCACTTCAGTTAAAATGACCATGTATCTTGGAGGAAATTTGATAAATCGACCGTAAATGTGGCTGTGTATTTATGATTTCTGTACATCTAAACAAACctaacaatattatatattatacaacAAAAGTATTTGTAGGAGTTTTACTTCGCCAAGAGAACCTGGTACAACCTCgatcatacatttatttaatggAACGTCCACATATCAATTTGAACGTAGATGAGTATTCATACATCCCGAAGTCTCTAAACAATAGTTTTAACAGTAGAAATTGTCATGACAGAAAACCTCCCATACTCCCTAAATtcattgtaaaagaaaaaaaaaataattcactaGGTGTTTTATACACATTTGCAACTCAAACATGAATATTTCAACATCCGATGTGGTTGCGTATTTTTACATCCTGAACCGTTAAGtccattaaaaattttaaatctaataaaaaacTAATGTTCAACTAAGTTCTTCTATCTTTCACCATTTAGTTACGAAAATAGTTGACGATAAGGTCTCAAACAAACCCCTCAAGTTAACTGTCTTTTGGAGTGTACACCAAAGTTTGAACAAACACGGTAAGCTCTAGAATGTGAAGTCATAAGTTGTTACTTAAATCTCTATGTACAGGTTGCTGTTGATATAAAAACGTCAGGATTACCATAATAGTACATGGTGCGGAAGTAAGCAATGTTTTTTAAATCCAATAAACAAcacagctgaaggacgcctccgggtgtgggaatttctcgctacattgaagacctgttggtgaccttctgctgttgtttttttatttggtcgggttgttgtctctttgacacattccccatttccattctcaattttactgttTTCCATATTGATGCCAATTTAGTTAAGTAATAAGGACTAGAGAGAGTATTGGTGCAAAttattaaccggatttttgtgacaaaaatgtcggttattgatattgggatgctcggcgggcggGCGTTCGGGCGATCGGGTGGGCGgtcggcaatcaaatgttgtccttGCATTAACTCACGAACCGTTCaaacaaagtttttaaaattttattatgttgttactgacaactaaatgaaggtcaagttcaaaaatggcgattttaacttttaccgttcaggagttatggttcttgaaagattgaaaaatggcgtttccagtcgtgtccgtgcatttacgcatgaaatgttctaccaaagcttcccaaattttaatatgttgttactggtgacaaaatggaggtcaagttcagtaatgacgattttgacttttaccgttcaggagttatggttcttgaaagattgaaaaatggcgtttccagtcgtgtccgtgcattttttcatgaaccattcaaccaaagcttttcaaattctaatatgttgttactgatgacaaaatagaggtcaagttcaataatgatgattttgacttttaccgtgcagtagttatggttcttgaaagatcgtaaaatggcgtttccagtcgtgtccgtgcaattacgcatgaactgttctaccaaagcttcccaaattttaatatgttgttactgatgactaaatggaggtcaagttcaataatgacgaatTTGAcatttaccgttcaggagttttggttcttgaaagattgaaaaatggtgtttccagtcgtgtccgtgcattttctcatgaaccattaaatcaaagcttttcaaattttaatatgttgttactgatgacaaaatggaggttcAATAATgaagattttgacttttaccgttcaggagttgtggttcttgaaagatcgtaaaatggtgtttccattcacgttgttgcatttactcacgaaccattcattctaagcttttcaaattttaatatgttgatactgatgacaaaatagaggtcaaatttgatattgacaattttcactttcaccaatcatcagtgatggttcttgtgatattgccaggacacaaataaatgctaataaatccggtttgctgttgttgtgacagcctcttgttatattattatttgttgttccttttattaaatgataatatttttttggggcAAAACAAACCGTCATTAGATCAAACCAGTAGCACATATTATCGCACCGCTAGTAAaatatcacgttgtgattggtttaacgccGTCACATGGTGACCCCCTATCAGACCGTAGGGGGTTAACTTAGTAAATTTCATagggggttcatgacgcgttagtggtgacgtcatctattaatgttgttgtatttctttgtttatttttcaacaaaacacaGCAGAAAAATTCAAGCgtgcgataaattcgttatacggttaactactgacctcctacggatccatagaggatgaataaaatccataggggatTTGGCCTCCGGTCTcacccctatggattttactaaccctctatggatccgtagggggtcagtagcgaaccatataacttataatgtgTGGTAGTATTGATTGCCGTTTTCTTGAAGCTTTTCTTGATAATAGATGAGgtaccaaaaaaattaagacatGAGAAGGTGACATAGAGCAGACGTCTTGCACTTTGATATAGACTCATTTATCGCGTGTTATTATACGGAATCGGTTTTTATTATAGGAAGTTGTAACATTTTATCCCCCGATCGGATTCCCCGGATGTAGTGgtgtttttgataattatattgaGGTGTAGTTAACTAATGACCTGTCACATCAACAAATTGCCTTTTTTGAACATTAATTAACTTTCGTTTGTGATTTGCCAGGCACAATGATTTAATTAATGTTCACACAGATACCGATCAATTGAAAcgattaagaaaatatttacaaaaggtGATGAGATAAAAATAAACGGGATGAATTATTGTAGCAGGAACATAATATGTCAGCTTCACTGAGGTACTATAACAAGTTGTCAAAAGTGTCTACAAGTTGTTTCTTTGTTGTGCTAAGTTCGAATTCTGACCTCAActagatatgtttttttcttcttccggTTTAAATTAGATTTTATGATAGATACCCCTGGCCTTGCGATCATAAAACTATTGAGTCTGTTTTTTGTACTCATACcccaaaatcaaccaatcaaagtgctggatttcatgtttcgagcatgatttttgtgctacgagcactgagcaaagttttatgacttcaagcCCTGCCCTTGTTATTTTATCTAGTTACAATAGTATGTGCACAGGTGGAATCCTCAATCCTCAATCTTAAGGCCTGTTGGCACGAATCGTCCCTATGTGCAGCTTTCCTCTCTGATGCGTTTTCCTCTATGTATTTTCTTCTCTGTGCTTTAAATTGGTATGCGCTGGTTAAGATTGGGATTGAGGAACAGCAGTATTAAATCTGCCTGTTCTGTCAATGTAATGTGCCACTGTTTGTAGTTTGACTTTTGCCTCTTCTGTGTTCTCGCCGTCCAGTCTCGTTAGCATAGTAGCTAAATTCATGTTTTTGACCCCGAtctttttggatatttgatGTAACATATTTTCACGTTCGTTTTCATAGCAGGGACACTCCAGAAGGAAATGGTGAGGCGTTTCAGGTGCTTCACAGTTGCATGACTCTAAGGCGTTGGTGTGGCCTACTCGGTTCTTGTAGTAGTTGAGTTCTGTATAGCCAGTTCTTAGTTGTGCGAATATACTGAAATGTCTTTTAGTTGGGAAATCATACATAATTGAGTGTTTCGTAGTTGGTATTTTTTCATAAAGGGCCCTGCCTATCTCCGATATTTCCCATCTTCTCTGCCATTTATTTCCTGTACTTTTATATGCTGCTTGTTTGACGTCCTGCAGTGTGGAAGGTGTCGTGATACCATATCATACTGTGGTGATTGCAATgacaattttaaagatttaatggtgaacaattcttaattttaatctataaaatatcgcttttatgtatgtatataataaatggGCTTAGGCGCTCTTGTGTTCGATCCACGATCTGGTCAAACCGAAGACTTGAAAATATATGTGCTTCTTAACATCCAAGTGTAAagcatgtatgtacatgtatgagtaATTAAGAGAAAAGACTGGTCGTCTCAGAGTCATGATAATACGTGCGTGCAGGCTATATTCATCTGCTCCGCATATCTTTGCCGTACAAAGCAGGATTAGACTTCATATATTATTAGCATGTTTTCATTTGGAAAGGCATATTAAATTTACCACTGGCCTATAAActctaaatatttgtttaattatgaaaaaaaatgacaaactgaccagtttacatgtaaaaatgatGAAGGAGACACATACAAACTTCattaatttaatattaacatacaaCAGGGACAAACAGAATTTCACTGTTCACGCCTTTTGGTAGAACATGTGGCCTGCCTTTTGGCAGAAAATTCCGAAAAAGCCAATCTGATGGACAGAAACATTACTTATTAGTTCAGTCACTGGACCACAACCAGGGCCTGAAAGTGGTCGATAAGACTGATATGTTCGAACAGTAATGTTactttatagaaaatatctttGTATATTGTAACTAGTTCCTATcaataaataacttttaagcAAAAAACCTTTAGATTGAAAGGTTAATGTAATCTTGAAATAGGCTAAATCAATAAACACAATTCTAGATAAAGCTTTATTTGCATATGCGAAGGAGTATATCATTTATAGataaaatgttagtattgtaatttaaataattcaaaagttgAAGTAACGAATATTTTATCTTAATAAtcctgacatttttttcaagggCATATGATAATTACTTTCCGACATACTTAATTTGTACGACTGTCTTCTCGTGTGATACCAATGACAACAGAACATATAACGTAAAGTCCGCCGGAAATAAGGACTAATTATACAATAAAGAGCAAAATTGACCGAAAAGTTTACTGTTTGCATAAAATTCATGGTTGCCTCTATGGCATTTAGTAGATCTCTGTTATTCTCGTCTCGCCTTATTCCTgcaataaagaataaaacaatttcTGATGGAGCAACTAGTATGAAGAACATGACAACAATGGTAATAAGGGTAATCGTTAAAGTATTACTAGAATCAGTCCGTTCTCGGTGTTTCACCTGAAACCTCTGTCGATATTTGTAAGATTTATGTACTCTCcaacatatttttatgttaGTTCCAATAAGAATAACAAGAGGGATAAAGTTGCCCATAATGGCCCACAATATTCTATAGACATTGTCCTTTAGTGCGTCATTTCCAAGAGGTACAGGATCTAATCGGTAGATAAAGTCTGTAGaattaattatacatatttCCTCTATTTTATACCTCCATAAAACCGGAACATTAAAAGCAAAAGCCACGATATAGACTATCACTATGATTAACTTTGTCTTTCTCAAGGTCATAAACAACTTCTGATTCAGCGGATGACAAATTGCAATATATCGTTCCGTTGCCATTGTAACGGTCATCCAGGTACTAGCCATAATAAACACGTTAATAAAGGCTGTTGAATACATcccataatataatataaaattcttCCTCTGAAAATTATTATCTCGAGGGAGAAAAGTAGTGGGAAAGGCAAACGTACAGAATAATAAATCAGACAATGCTAATCCGATCAAGCAAACATTTGCTGCTTGCTCCACAGTACGATAAGATCTCTTTAGTTTTCTCCTTGTAAGAATCGCTAGATTGAGCATATTTCCCACAattccaaacaaacaaacaatcgGAAGACCATAGTCGTAAAAAACGTTCCGAATGCCTTTAAGTATTGTGTGTTCCGAATCGTTTCCGGTAAAGTTATTCACTTCCTGTAAGGATGACGTCGTTTCATTAATATCACAATCCATGTTGATGCATTGgtctgcaaaataaaaataaaaaaataaattatttacttgaaatttcaaagtttgaaaAACAGGATATATGTTTTCGCTTGATTAAAAGTTGGAAAATGAGAAAACTAGAAGAAAGATGTTGTTTTAAATGGATATGCTCGTTCTTTGAGAAAACTGTTATCTAAAATAAAGTTTCATCACAAACACAGATTTAAGAAATAACTTCGCCTTTTTATGAAGGAAGGCTGCAAAATAAATCCAAATATTATTTGATGTGACGTGGTATCTTGCACAAACTAATTGCATGTTATACAAACGTGACTTTGATAAAAATGCATgctttgttgatatttttatttttattttagaaaagtaATTATGAATTTTGATGCTATATTGagacataattacaaatgtGATTAGTAtgatattaacaaaaattatgtaatttacaaaaaaatcatgcatataTCTACTCCGAAGATTACAGTTGATGTTTACTGCCATCATACACTAAATGCATTTTTAAGTTGGTTAACTTAATAAATCCAAGTTATTGTGAGAGGTTTAAATCTAccgttttgttttgttttgtttttgagaaCAACGTAAAGGCTCATGTTTAATGCTACGATCACTACTTATTCTGAATGCAGTGAATTTCCAAATTCTGGTGACCGAAAAATAAGTCAATAACaacaaactttttatttgttaataaacCATGAGATTTTCTTGTATGATGAAATTGCGCAAAACAGAAGAAAGAtgaattatatgtttttattccttttctaTTAATCTATGTATTAACATTCATTCCTGGAGgttataaaatgatataaaaggaTCATTTAAATAAGTTCTTTAAATTCGAGTAAACATCTGACAACTTGCAGtaactgttgtttttattgattatttctCGTTTTGATAACTATACAACTTGATTTAGCCCTTGTTTAAAAGAAGTGGTTCCAAATTAAATTAATCAATTTGCGTTCTTACTTTCcgaaattttgaatatttttctatattgtaaTTTTAGTAGCTGGACGTATATGGTCctctaaataaaacaattttcgtGTTACTGTCACAGAGAACTTAGTACTGAAATGTCACAGAAAATTTAGTTCATAAATGTCACGGAGAGCTTAGTACATAGTACACGTTTTGGATTAATAGGCTGATTGTCATGGTAAACCTAGAAGATTAATAGATGTGTGGTCCTTGGGTACTATTATGTTTATAGTCCCCGAGacctatttgtttttattgttaaggTTTACCGACTGACAGTCTTAATAATGGCTATAAATTAATGGTCTCGGAGGACTCAGTTTGTGATCACTGAggattaaaaagtaaaaacacaaaaatactgaactccgaggaaaattcaaaaaggaaagtccaaaatcaaccGAATGCTTATCTAGATAATGACCCAAGAGGACCAACAAACAGCTGGTTCATACAGGGTTCAGGAGGACGAACAGTTTAAGGTTCCTAGATGACTTACAGACTACGAAGACTACTTTACATGTATGTCCACATTGTTGCGTCATAATGTTCTGTATGGTCTTGTAGGACTAACAGACTGATGATACTTGAAAGTTAGCAATATGATCCAATAGGATCACCAATCTGAGAACTTATTGTATGATTGTCTAGTATAACTAAGACAATGGTTATTAAAAAGACATACAGACTATTGTCATCCAagcatttacatatatatatactggtaGTCTTGGAGAACAATTTAATGTACTAATGGCCCTTCATATTTAATATGGgttagtttatatttatttattagcaGTGTGGACACTTGATGGtcaattaaaatgttaatgtatacttctttttattttcaggatGGCGTTCGTTCAGCGACAATGGTAAGTCTTTtctttaattctatttttttgaAGATGCACttcttatatacaaataattcaattatGTCACTgcttttcaatgttgtttttttcagaattcATTAAAAATGTAGAATATGTTTGTTTAGTACAAATGCAATATTTGTGTCCCATCGAAATGAAACCCTTTCCCCAAGTTTACATGAAACGatgaattacatgtatatataaaaagctTTTCTGGTCATGTCTTAGTATTTTGTTCAATTGTAGTTTATGGCGTaggtaaaaatttgaaattttgaatgagAAGCGGGTTGCATGTGTTACCCAAGCTTATCCTTACGTGCAGATAGATTATCGTTTTATGAAAGACAGTTATATATACTATTAAAACATAGACAATTACGTTAAACTCTATTTTGCACAGAAAACATCTACTTTGTGACGGATATTTTTAATAAAggaaatgctattttttttttactttaccaTATGTTTATACTTGACATTTTTAACATGTGTGGCTGTATCTGTTCAGAACATCAttcgtacggttacctatagttgttaatgtttgcgtcattttggtcttttgtggatagtcgtctcattgacaataataccacatcttcttttttatatgttaatgcCAACAAGAGAAAATTTCATAttcccaaaaaataaaattccatgtTATAGATATCAGAAATAGAGAGAAAAAACGAGGGAAAGTAATTGATGTTTTTCCTTTACGTGATTATATTTTCTTGAAAGCCTTTTTTTGAAtcattgaaatatgtattttatgttCTGCAAAGAAAAGATTTATTGCAGAACGAATACTTtaaaaagattgattgattgatttatttttgcttaatgtccagtaccaaatatttcatgcatgttcaggacgtgAACAGATTAACAGATCATACTATACTATTATCTAGATCTTTTAAAAGGTCATTCGGGAAGAAGGTGTTAAACGGACTGCCTCTTTAGAGGAAATTATATTATACAGAATTTTGACAGAAAAGTTTTGCCTTGAAACAGACCACCAACGGACCCCTTAAGAGATGTgccaagtttgtttttttacgcGCATAGATCAAGAAACTCTCTTCTCACAGGGCTTCGGTTTAACctcaaattatttctaaaagtgGCTACGTACTTTTTGAATTAGCACAGCCAAATAAACTGATTGCTTTGAAGACGACCAAATTGACCATATTTTATTCCCAATAATACATGTGTCGATGAGAGATCTTCGTAGATTATTCACCAGACGATCTCTGAGCAGACGATAACCTGACGTGGAAGTCTGTATTCAACTGTAGTGCCAAATGTTAATCTGAGATAGTCATACAATTAAATTTAATTCTACAAATTACATTAATATATCATCAATCAAATATGCTTTGGCAGCAGGAGCACTCAAGGTCAGCAGCAGGGCTCAAGGTCAGCAGAAaactttatgttttgaaatCAGTTGAGACGATGTTCTATGTAATTCCCACACACATATATTTACATGAACCTTTAGTTGTTACTTCAAGCCTATTAAGCAGGAGATGCTGGGTCGAAtgaaaacataatataataacTCTTAGATTAACATTACTAATATTGatgaattttgaagaaaaaaaatgtttgctaaAAAACTAAGATGAAATGGATGTGTTCCGCAACTACATATAAATCAATGATATTGTTTGCATTGGTAATatgatttgtattgtttgttaGTAATCCGTCCTGGAGTAATAATGTAATAACCAGATAATATATGTTCAAATAAAGGAAAATGAATTCCCTCTTGGATACTTATCATTTACAAGCGAgacataaatatttgataatgtgTATGACATCACGTTATTTTGGTCATTACTAACGATGATAATTTGAAAATCACGTAATAGAAAGATTGCCATAATATGACAACGAGAAACTCAAAAGTAGcgtaaacacaaataaaatgttCCAACTAACTAGTCATGTCTTTGACAAGTAATACGCTGTTCGAATTGATATACATACCACTATCACTGAACttatacacatttttgttaaggggccagctgaagaacgcatCCGGGTGCGGAATTTTCTCTCTGTATCgaagacccatttgtggccttCGGCTGCTTTCtgctctttgacacattccccatttccatttccattctcaattttatttttataaacttaacAAGTCATCTTTTAGAAATTAACTGAGTACTTCAAGATAACTTTAAGAAGTAGTTCATTTGGAAACCATTCTCTAAATTACTTCCTTGTTGATTACGAAGTTGATATGTTACAAAGATATTTGTTAAGTTCGTTTCGGAAACTGTCCTCTTAACATATTCGTTTCTCAGTTTTCTTGGATCTTGCTGAATTAACCTCAATCGGTCGCTAAAACAATGCTACGACCAATTGACTTAGAAGAATACGGTACGTACTCATAGTTATTGGCCATCAGATGAATTTGGTCAGTACTTATGATGGT
This is a stretch of genomic DNA from Mytilus trossulus isolate FHL-02 chromosome 6, PNRI_Mtr1.1.1.hap1, whole genome shotgun sequence. It encodes these proteins:
- the LOC134720793 gene encoding probable G-protein coupled receptor B0563.6, which encodes MDCDINETTSSLQEVNNFTGNDSEHTILKGIRNVFYDYGLPIVCLFGIVGNMLNLAILTRRKLKRSYRTVEQAANVCLIGLALSDLLFCTFAFPTTFLPRDNNFQRKNFILYYGMYSTAFINVFIMASTWMTVTMATERYIAICHPLNQKLFMTLRKTKLIIVIVYIVAFAFNVPVLWRYKIEEICIINSTDFIYRLDPVPLGNDALKDNVYRILWAIMGNFIPLVILIGTNIKICWRVHKSYKYRQRFQVKHRERTDSSNTLTITLITIVVMFFILVAPSEIVLFFIAGIRRDENNRDLLNAIEATMNFMQTVNFSVNFALYCIISPYFRRTLRYMFCCHWYHTRRQSYKLSMSESNYHMPLKKMSGLLR